A stretch of the Chlorobiota bacterium genome encodes the following:
- the ccoN gene encoding cytochrome-c oxidase, cbb3-type subunit I, translated as MQITEEFAYDNKIVKAFFYATLIWGIVGMLVGLIISLELFLPNLSSGIPWLTFSRLRPLHTNAVIFAFVGNGMFMGIYYSLQRLLKARMFSDKLSWTHFWGWQGIIVCAAITLPLGYTTSKEYAELEWPIDILIAIVWVIFAINFFGTIKKRREHHLYVAIWFYISAVVTVALLHIVNSIELPVSFLKSYPVYAGVQDALVQWWYGHNAVAFFLTTPYLGLMYYFLPKAANRPVYSYRLSIAHFWALIFLYIWAGPHHLLYTALPDWTQSLGMVLSVMLIAPSWGGMVNGLLTLRGAWDKVRSEPVLKFMVVALTAYGMATFEGPTLAVKSVNMISHYTDWTVAHVHVGALGWNGFLTFSMFYYLIPRLFNRELYSKKLANFHFWISTLGILFYAVPLYWAGFTQSLMWKQFNIEGYLVYPNFLETVTAILPSYMLRSLGGTLYLIGVIVMAYNLIKTIKTGEYIGDEKVIAPPLIAKEIHVDGFWHRTLERKPVLLTVLALVAVAIGGLVEMIPTFIVRSNIPTIKSVKPYTPLELQGRDIYIREGCNTCHSQMVRPFRSETERYGEYSKAGEFVYDHPFLWGSKRTGPDLAREGKGNKNYKSDDWHYNHFMDPRSTSPGSIMPAFTWLAEDRIDIASTPGKIKAMKKIGVKYQSGAVASSIDDLKSQAHDITLGLNASGIKVKEDREIIALIAYIQRLGTDILNEKEKENETK; from the coding sequence CTGCAGATAACTGAAGAATTTGCATATGACAATAAGATTGTAAAAGCATTTTTCTATGCAACACTAATTTGGGGAATTGTAGGAATGTTAGTCGGTTTAATTATTTCCTTAGAGCTGTTTTTACCTAATCTGAGTTCAGGAATACCTTGGTTAACTTTTTCTAGGTTAAGACCTTTACATACTAATGCTGTAATATTTGCATTTGTAGGTAATGGAATGTTTATGGGTATTTATTATTCATTGCAAAGATTATTAAAAGCTAGGATGTTTAGTGACAAACTTAGCTGGACACATTTTTGGGGATGGCAAGGAATAATTGTTTGTGCTGCTATTACGTTACCTTTAGGTTATACAACTTCAAAAGAGTATGCAGAACTTGAATGGCCAATTGATATTTTAATTGCAATTGTATGGGTAATTTTTGCTATCAATTTTTTTGGTACTATCAAAAAGAGAAGAGAGCATCATTTATATGTTGCAATTTGGTTCTATATATCAGCTGTGGTAACTGTTGCATTGCTTCATATTGTAAATTCTATTGAACTACCTGTAAGTTTTTTAAAGTCATATCCTGTTTATGCAGGTGTTCAAGATGCTTTAGTTCAATGGTGGTATGGGCATAATGCAGTTGCCTTTTTCTTAACAACTCCTTATTTGGGTTTGATGTATTACTTCTTGCCAAAAGCTGCAAACAGACCAGTTTATTCATATAGGCTTTCAATAGCACATTTTTGGGCTTTGATATTTCTATACATTTGGGCAGGACCTCACCATTTGCTTTATACTGCTCTTCCAGACTGGACGCAATCTTTAGGTATGGTTCTATCAGTAATGCTTATTGCTCCAAGTTGGGGGGGAATGGTTAATGGATTATTAACATTAAGAGGGGCATGGGATAAAGTTAGAAGTGAACCAGTTTTAAAATTTATGGTTGTTGCTTTAACTGCATATGGTATGGCCACCTTTGAGGGACCTACATTAGCGGTTAAAAGTGTTAATATGATAAGCCATTATACTGATTGGACGGTTGCTCACGTTCATGTTGGTGCACTTGGCTGGAATGGATTCCTAACATTTTCAATGTTTTATTATTTAATTCCAAGGCTTTTTAATAGAGAATTGTATTCTAAAAAACTTGCAAATTTTCATTTTTGGATTAGTACTTTAGGAATTTTATTTTATGCTGTTCCACTGTATTGGGCTGGTTTTACTCAAAGCTTAATGTGGAAACAATTCAATATAGAAGGTTATTTAGTTTACCCAAATTTTCTTGAAACAGTTACTGCCATATTACCAAGTTATATGTTAAGGTCTTTAGGAGGTACTTTATATTTAATTGGTGTAATAGTAATGGCTTACAACTTAATTAAAACAATTAAAACAGGTGAATATATAGGAGATGAAAAAGTTATTGCACCTCCATTGATTGCAAAAGAAATTCATGTTGATGGGTTTTGGCATAGAACCTTAGAAAGGAAGCCAGTCTTGTTAACTGTTTTAGCTCTTGTTGCTGTTGCAATTGGTGGTCTTGTTGAAATGATTCCAACATTTATTGTTCGTTCAAATATACCAACAATTAAAAGTGTAAAACCTTATACACCTCTTGAATTGCAAGGCAGAGATATTTACATTCGTGAAGGTTGTAATACATGCCATTCGCAAATGGTTAGACCCTTCAGATCTGAAACAGAAAGATATGGAGAGTATTCTAAAGCTGGTGAATTTGTTTATGATCATCCATTCCTTTGGGGTTCCAAAAGAACTGGTCCTGACTTAGCTCGTGAAGGCAAAGGAAACAAGAATTATAAATCTGATGATTGGCATTATAATCACTTTATGGATCCGAGATCAACTTCTCCAGGATCAATTATGCCAGCTTTTACATGGCTTGCTGAAGATAGAATTGATATTGCTAGTACTCCAGGTAAAATTAAAGCTATGAAAAAAATTGGTGTTAAATATCAGAGTGGTGCAGTTGCTTCATCAATTGATGATTTGAAATCTCAAGCACATGATATAACTTTAGGATTGAATGCTAGTGGTATAAAAGTAAAAGAAGATAGAGAAATTATTGCTTTGATTGCTTATATACAAAGGCTTGGAACTGATATTCTAAATGAGAAAGAGAAAGAAAATGAAACAAAATAA
- a CDS encoding CcoQ/FixQ family Cbb3-type cytochrome c oxidase assembly chaperone, whose product MLTDNLTSIKGVSIYGIVSLLIFFTVFIGVVITIITSKKKILDEINNIPFNDNTLTEKQNNF is encoded by the coding sequence ATGTTAACAGATAATTTAACTTCAATAAAGGGAGTTTCAATTTATGGAATAGTTTCTTTGTTGATCTTTTTTACAGTTTTTATTGGGGTTGTTATAACTATAATTACTTCAAAGAAAAAAATTCTTGATGAGATTAACAATATACCTTTTAATGACAACACTTTAACTGAGAAACAAAATAATTTTTAA
- a CDS encoding c-type cytochrome: MSLFNSFYKYITRSVKEGEVVDKMLDHDYDEIKELDNRMPPWLAAVFIVTTLFACIYFPYYHMLGMGKSSKEEYEEEAAIGDKIKKLHAITSDKAKLVTDKTVLSTTKIQFEKLCSPCHGLGAEGKVGPNLTDDYWIHGGDIKNIFNTISEGVPDKGMITWKEQLKPREIEQLASYVISIRGSKPAAPKAPQGNKWSLTDASGHATQLDSTIVKDTINLK; the protein is encoded by the coding sequence ATGAGTTTATTCAATAGTTTTTATAAATATATAACACGCTCTGTAAAAGAGGGGGAAGTGGTTGATAAAATGCTTGATCACGACTATGACGAAATTAAAGAATTAGATAATAGAATGCCTCCTTGGCTTGCTGCAGTCTTCATTGTAACAACACTTTTTGCTTGCATTTATTTTCCCTATTATCATATGTTAGGTATGGGGAAATCTTCTAAAGAAGAATATGAGGAAGAAGCTGCAATAGGAGATAAAATAAAAAAACTACATGCTATAACTTCTGATAAAGCTAAACTAGTTACTGATAAAACAGTTTTATCAACAACCAAAATTCAATTCGAGAAGCTCTGTTCTCCTTGCCATGGTTTGGGTGCAGAAGGTAAGGTGGGTCCTAATCTAACTGATGATTATTGGATTCATGGAGGAGATATTAAAAATATTTTCAATACTATTAGTGAAGGTGTTCCAGATAAGGGAATGATAACATGGAAAGAACAATTAAAACCTCGTGAGATAGAGCAGTTAGCAAGTTATGTAATAAGTATAAGAGGTTCCAAACCAGCTGCACCAAAAGCCCCTCAAGGGAATAAATGGTCATTAACTGATGCTTCCGGCCATGCAACTCAATTAGATTCAACTATTGTTAAAGATACTATCAATTTAAAATAG
- the ccoG gene encoding cytochrome c oxidase accessory protein CcoG — protein MHKTEDNKSTYSENFRDSLSIVSKKGSRLWVYPKLQKGTLYNLRHSFGYILLVFLIVAPFIKLNGHQMLLFNIPERTFIIFGFPFFPQDFFLFGLGMITFIVSVILFTSMFGRVFCGWACPQTIFMEMIFRKIEYWIEGDYLDQKKLDDLPNSSKKMARKIFKWIIFYIISFTIANIFLAYVIGSDQLIKIITSPPSEHIWGFVSILVFSSIFFFVFAYLRELVCIVVCPYGRLQGVLLDNDSVVVSYDNVRGEPRGKVKKDIDTSQSNNGDCIDCGLCVRVCPTAIDIRNGTQLECINCSACIDACNEIMVKVDKDPGLIRYASFTGIQNNTKFKLNIRNYTYGAILLILISVFSYLVITRPDVSISLLKTPGQLFLENADGSVSNLYNVDLLNKTFDKQVIKLIAHTPTQAVIKLMDGSSSIVIEKGESKKAILMVTIPSKQISKNKIKINVNVEANYKIVNSIETNFIAPVRN, from the coding sequence ATGCATAAAACTGAAGATAACAAATCAACATATTCAGAGAATTTTAGAGATAGTTTAAGTATAGTTAGCAAAAAAGGAAGTAGATTATGGGTATATCCAAAATTACAAAAGGGAACTTTATATAACTTAAGGCATTCATTTGGGTATATTCTTTTAGTATTTCTTATTGTTGCCCCATTTATTAAATTAAATGGCCATCAAATGCTACTTTTTAATATTCCTGAAAGGACTTTTATAATCTTTGGATTCCCATTTTTCCCTCAAGATTTCTTTTTGTTTGGCTTAGGGATGATTACTTTTATTGTATCTGTTATTCTTTTTACTTCAATGTTTGGAAGAGTGTTTTGTGGATGGGCTTGTCCTCAAACCATTTTTATGGAAATGATATTTAGGAAAATAGAATATTGGATTGAAGGTGATTATTTAGATCAAAAAAAATTAGATGACTTACCAAACTCATCTAAAAAAATGGCAAGAAAAATTTTTAAATGGATTATCTTTTATATAATTTCTTTTACTATCGCAAATATTTTTCTTGCTTATGTTATAGGTAGCGATCAGTTAATAAAAATAATTACAAGCCCTCCATCCGAACATATATGGGGTTTTGTGTCAATATTAGTTTTTTCAAGTATTTTCTTTTTTGTATTTGCTTATTTGCGAGAACTTGTTTGCATTGTGGTTTGTCCTTATGGCAGATTACAAGGCGTTTTGCTAGACAATGATTCTGTGGTTGTAAGTTACGATAATGTTCGTGGTGAACCTAGAGGTAAAGTAAAAAAGGATATTGATACAAGTCAAAGCAACAATGGAGACTGTATTGATTGTGGGTTGTGTGTTAGGGTTTGCCCAACAGCTATAGATATTCGAAATGGCACTCAACTTGAATGCATAAACTGTTCAGCTTGTATAGATGCTTGCAATGAGATTATGGTTAAAGTTGATAAAGACCCAGGTCTAATAAGGTATGCTTCATTTACAGGTATTCAAAACAATACTAAATTTAAATTAAATATTCGTAATTATACCTATGGAGCAATTTTATTAATTCTTATTTCTGTTTTTTCTTATTTAGTAATTACCAGACCTGATGTATCAATAAGTTTACTTAAAACTCCAGGTCAATTATTTTTAGAAAATGCTGATGGTTCAGTATCTAATCTTTATAATGTTGATTTGTTGAATAAAACTTTCGATAAACAAGTTATCAAATTAATTGCACATACCCCAACTCAAGCTGTGATAAAACTAATGGATGGATCAAGCAGTATAGTTATCGAAAAAGGAGAATCTAAAAAAGCAATCCTTATGGTAACAATACCATCAAAACAAATTAGTAAGAATAAAATTAAAATAAATGTTAATGTTGAAGCTAATTATAAAATAGTAAATAGTATAGAAACAAATTTCATTGCACCAGTAAGAAACTAA
- a CDS encoding FixH family protein, with protein MSNSKLHFGHGVLFVMIIFASGISYLVYRCYNQRVDLVSADYYDQEINHDKKMEKIKNNSSLTDPISISIQDFFINIKYPNNLKSIIGKVKFYKPDNESYDFEKEITFSNGYQIIPLNDIRKGRWKVSIDGISNGIGYYYEKYINVK; from the coding sequence ATGAGCAACTCTAAATTACATTTCGGACATGGAGTATTATTTGTAATGATAATATTTGCATCAGGAATTTCATATCTTGTATATAGGTGTTATAATCAAAGAGTTGATTTAGTTAGTGCTGATTATTACGATCAAGAGATTAATCATGATAAGAAGATGGAAAAAATTAAGAATAACTCTTCGTTAACAGATCCAATTTCAATTTCAATTCAGGATTTTTTTATTAATATCAAATATCCAAATAATTTAAAATCAATAATAGGAAAAGTAAAATTCTATAAGCCCGATAATGAGTCATATGATTTCGAAAAAGAAATAACATTCTCAAATGGCTATCAAATTATTCCTCTAAATGATATAAGAAAAGGCAGGTGGAAAGTTTCTATTGATGGGATATCAAATGGTATTGGTTATTATTATGAAAAATATATTAATGTGAAATGA
- a CDS encoding sulfite exporter TauE/SafE family protein yields the protein MILAGFILGITVSLHCAGMCGPLVLFLNAGESNIYKMMSRNLFYGLGKTITYAFLGGLVGLFGMSLNLIGLQQIMSLITGVLLLLYAIVQTKKLNLPKLEIVEKFNSKIVRLITIFKVKKKITGPFYFGLLNGFLPCGVIYIALAMALNGANPYVSAGYMAAFGLGTLIMLFTISFSGNFIRSKFQPYIPLISRTVTIFISILLIIRGLGLGIPYLSPKLVLNANNESVLDCCRNKLELK from the coding sequence ATGATATTAGCTGGTTTTATACTCGGAATAACTGTCTCGCTTCATTGCGCTGGAATGTGTGGACCATTAGTCCTTTTTCTTAATGCCGGTGAAAGTAATATCTATAAAATGATGTCAAGAAATCTTTTTTATGGATTAGGTAAAACTATCACTTATGCGTTTTTAGGAGGATTAGTTGGATTGTTTGGAATGAGTTTAAATTTGATTGGATTACAACAGATTATGTCATTGATTACTGGAGTACTTTTACTCTTGTATGCAATTGTTCAAACTAAAAAATTAAATTTACCTAAGTTAGAAATAGTTGAAAAATTCAACTCAAAAATTGTAAGACTGATAACTATTTTTAAGGTTAAGAAAAAAATAACTGGACCCTTTTATTTTGGGTTATTAAATGGATTTTTACCTTGTGGAGTAATTTATATTGCTCTTGCAATGGCATTGAATGGAGCTAACCCTTATGTTTCTGCTGGATATATGGCTGCTTTTGGACTAGGTACTTTAATTATGTTGTTTACCATATCATTTAGTGGTAATTTTATAAGATCAAAATTTCAACCTTATATTCCTTTAATTTCCAGAACTGTTACAATTTTCATTTCTATTTTATTGATTATTAGAGGGCTTGGTTTAGGAATTCCATATCTAAGTCCAAAACTTGTTTTAAATGCTAACAATGAATCTGTTTTAGATTGTTGTAGAAATAAACTTGAACTAAAATAA
- a CDS encoding universal stress protein translates to MITINRILCPVDFSDESKDTLQYAIEFARNSGAEIVLLNVLPSESMYSYDTYVVPMSVLESTRKSAEEELDKLALKVKSELVNSKIITEIADGNPADSITESAKRNETDLIIMSSHGRTGISRLLLGSVAELVLREAHCPVMVIKSSKNVKIV, encoded by the coding sequence ATGATTACAATTAATAGAATCCTTTGTCCTGTTGATTTTTCTGATGAATCAAAAGATACACTCCAATACGCAATTGAGTTCGCTAGAAATTCTGGAGCTGAAATAGTTTTATTAAATGTTTTACCTTCAGAGAGTATGTATTCTTACGACACTTATGTTGTACCAATGAGTGTGCTTGAATCAACTAGGAAATCTGCTGAAGAAGAATTAGATAAACTTGCTTTAAAAGTAAAATCTGAATTAGTAAATTCTAAAATAATTACTGAAATAGCCGACGGTAATCCAGCAGATTCAATAACTGAGTCTGCTAAGAGAAATGAAACAGATTTGATAATAATGAGTTCACATGGAAGAACTGGTATTAGTAGGCTTCTTCTTGGAAGCGTCGCTGAATTAGTGTTAAGAGAAGCTCATTGTCCTGTTATGGTTATTAAGTCTTCAAAAAATGTTAAAATAGTATAA
- a CDS encoding hemerythrin domain-containing protein, translating to MNRNKNLVPFSWEHHDGLVVARRLILGCEKETPVAILSSYVKPFWTDHLNGHFEKEESYIIPFCNQSNPLIIQLLKEHKNIRKIIKKIFSKKVELIDIKEFAEKLTLHIRFEERELFPWLERVLSPSVLEDIGAQLRDNFVPMDKNTKGNFWD from the coding sequence ATGAATCGCAATAAAAACTTAGTCCCTTTTTCTTGGGAACATCATGATGGTTTAGTTGTAGCTAGAAGACTTATATTAGGTTGTGAAAAAGAAACTCCAGTTGCAATTCTAAGTAGTTATGTTAAACCATTTTGGACTGATCATTTAAATGGACATTTTGAAAAAGAAGAAAGTTATATCATTCCCTTTTGTAATCAATCGAATCCATTGATAATTCAACTATTAAAAGAGCATAAAAATATTAGAAAAATAATCAAAAAAATCTTTTCAAAAAAAGTTGAATTAATTGATATTAAGGAATTTGCTGAAAAATTAACATTACACATTCGCTTTGAAGAAAGAGAACTTTTCCCATGGTTAGAACGAGTTCTTTCACCATCGGTTCTTGAAGATATTGGAGCTCAATTGAGGGACAACTTTGTTCCAATGGATAAAAATACAAAAGGTAATTTTTGGGATTAA
- a CDS encoding heavy metal translocating P-type ATPase metal-binding domain-containing protein, translating to MIKEVTTKCYHCGESCGQSINFDNFYFCCDGCKSVYQILKDNDLCSYYSYSDYPGELKNKSLSKNYKVLDDKDVIESFIRYKESFYSVTTFTIPNVHCISCIWLLENLSKIDNDIIKSRLDLNTKILTIHFKNDRINIRSISELLDKIGYPPLLNLDQIEGKVKTSYNKTLLIKLGIAGFCSANIMMFSFPEYLAKWGVIEHDLKLVFTYMSLILSLPVLFYCASDYFRNSFQGIKNRVFIFDLPIAISFIFTFTRSLYEIISGTGSGYLDSLTALIFLLLIGKYVQQRTFHSLSFERDYRSYFPLSVTLITEDEIEEKSIPVNKIKIGDKLNIRNMELIPADSILINDFVNIDYSFVTGESIPVTKSKGDMIFAGGRVLSSAVKMVVTKPTSQSYLTQLWNETTPKNYDYISLTQTADNIAKYFTFALIIVAVVAGIINYNYGITRMMNAVTSVLVIACPCALGIAIPFTFGNIVTFLGRKKIYLKNTNVVENIALTTDIVFDKTGTITSSRDITLSYLGEELSYDQKAKICKLVSNSLHPVSRGIKKYLNINSNYNADNFEEVPGIGISGIVDGDYIQIGSIDHTLSMFHEDGIAKNSVSFVSINNKQYGRFEVIQKYREGIFDVIKKLDFKYRLHLVSGDNDSELNFLSNIFNVKRIRFNQSPHDKLEYIKNLEIVGNKVMMIGDGLNDSGALMSANTGVSITEDESSFTPSSEVICHSDSLSLLPKVIDFCNKGRNIVLVSFGTALLYNIIGLSFAINGNLSPLIAAILMPISSTTIIIISLIGTKYYSRKLN from the coding sequence ATGATTAAAGAAGTTACAACTAAATGTTATCATTGTGGTGAAAGTTGTGGACAGAGTATAAATTTCGATAATTTTTATTTCTGTTGCGATGGTTGCAAGTCGGTATATCAAATATTAAAGGATAATGATTTATGTTCATATTACTCTTATTCAGATTATCCTGGAGAATTAAAAAATAAATCATTATCTAAGAATTACAAAGTATTAGATGATAAAGATGTTATAGAGTCATTCATAAGATATAAAGAGAGCTTCTATTCGGTTACCACTTTCACAATTCCAAATGTACATTGTATATCATGTATTTGGTTATTGGAGAATTTAAGTAAAATTGATAATGATATAATTAAATCAAGGTTAGATTTAAACACTAAGATTTTAACAATTCATTTTAAAAATGATCGGATTAATATTCGATCAATATCAGAATTACTTGATAAAATTGGATATCCACCACTTTTAAATTTAGATCAAATTGAGGGGAAAGTAAAAACAAGTTATAATAAAACTCTACTTATAAAATTAGGAATCGCTGGTTTTTGTTCAGCGAATATAATGATGTTTAGTTTCCCTGAATATCTTGCAAAGTGGGGTGTAATTGAACATGATTTAAAATTAGTTTTTACCTATATGAGTTTAATTCTATCCCTACCAGTTCTTTTTTATTGTGCATCAGATTATTTTAGAAATTCCTTTCAAGGTATTAAAAATAGAGTTTTCATTTTTGATTTACCAATTGCAATAAGTTTTATTTTTACGTTTACAAGGAGTTTGTATGAAATTATTTCAGGTACTGGTTCAGGATATTTAGATTCATTAACTGCATTAATTTTCTTGTTATTAATTGGAAAGTATGTTCAGCAAAGAACTTTTCATTCTCTATCATTTGAGAGAGACTATAGATCTTATTTTCCATTATCAGTAACTCTAATTACAGAAGATGAAATTGAAGAAAAGAGTATTCCAGTAAACAAAATTAAAATTGGAGATAAGCTGAACATTAGGAATATGGAGCTTATTCCAGCAGATTCTATTTTAATAAATGATTTTGTAAATATAGATTATAGTTTTGTTACTGGTGAATCGATACCAGTAACTAAATCTAAAGGTGATATGATTTTTGCAGGCGGTAGAGTTCTTTCATCAGCTGTAAAAATGGTAGTAACCAAACCCACATCTCAAAGCTATTTAACACAATTATGGAATGAAACAACCCCAAAAAATTATGATTACATTTCTCTTACGCAAACAGCAGATAATATTGCAAAGTATTTCACTTTTGCATTAATTATTGTGGCTGTTGTTGCAGGAATTATAAATTATAATTATGGTATTACTAGAATGATGAATGCTGTTACATCAGTATTAGTTATAGCTTGCCCTTGTGCATTAGGAATAGCTATTCCATTTACGTTTGGGAATATAGTCACATTTCTAGGAAGAAAGAAAATATATTTGAAAAATACGAATGTAGTCGAAAATATAGCACTTACAACCGATATTGTTTTTGATAAAACAGGTACGATTACATCATCAAGAGATATAACTTTAAGTTATTTAGGAGAAGAGTTAAGTTATGACCAAAAAGCAAAAATTTGTAAGTTAGTTTCAAATTCTTTACATCCAGTAAGTAGGGGGATAAAAAAATATCTTAACATTAATTCTAATTATAATGCAGATAATTTTGAGGAGGTTCCTGGAATTGGAATTTCTGGAATTGTAGATGGTGATTACATTCAGATTGGTTCTATAGATCATACTTTGAGTATGTTTCATGAAGATGGAATAGCAAAAAACTCAGTATCATTTGTTTCAATTAACAACAAACAATATGGTAGATTTGAAGTAATTCAGAAATATAGAGAAGGTATATTTGATGTAATAAAAAAATTAGATTTTAAGTATAGATTACATTTAGTTTCTGGTGATAATGATTCGGAACTAAATTTTCTATCTAATATATTTAATGTTAAAAGAATTAGGTTTAATCAAAGCCCTCACGATAAACTTGAATATATAAAAAATCTTGAAATAGTTGGTAATAAAGTTATGATGATTGGAGATGGGCTTAATGATTCAGGTGCTTTAATGAGCGCTAATACTGGTGTATCAATAACAGAAGATGAATCATCTTTCACTCCATCTTCTGAAGTTATTTGTCATTCAGATTCTCTGAGTTTATTGCCAAAAGTTATAGATTTCTGTAACAAAGGGAGGAATATAGTTCTGGTTTCATTTGGAACAGCACTCCTATACAATATAATAGGTTTGTCGTTTGCAATCAATGGAAATCTTTCACCTTTGATTGCAGCTATACTAATGCCGATTAGTTCTACAACAATAATTATTATATCGTTAATTGGTACAAAATATTATTCAAGAAAACTAAACTAA
- a CDS encoding Crp/Fnr family transcriptional regulator: MEILNNSLVCNDCESRGKSIFCGLLKNELAELMSNKGCTKFLKGQTIFKEGMYPFGLYCVKHGKVKLSKLGERGKEQILRLAKDSDVIGYRSLIVNEPYRATAQAMEDSTICFIPKSYFLTMLKSNPELSNQMLIKLSNDLKEAENKIVGMAQKPIRERLAETLINLKECYGTEDDNKTLNVIFTREELANIVGTATESLIRILHEFKEENLISLNGKKIEIINGKKLLFIAKIDD, from the coding sequence ATGGAAATTTTAAATAATAGTTTAGTATGTAACGACTGCGAATCCAGAGGGAAGAGTATTTTTTGTGGGCTCTTAAAAAATGAGTTAGCAGAATTAATGTCTAATAAAGGATGTACAAAATTTTTAAAAGGACAAACTATTTTTAAAGAGGGGATGTATCCATTTGGTTTGTATTGTGTAAAACATGGAAAAGTGAAATTATCTAAATTAGGTGAGCGTGGTAAAGAACAGATACTTCGTTTGGCTAAAGATAGTGATGTTATTGGATATAGATCATTAATTGTAAATGAGCCATATAGAGCAACTGCTCAAGCTATGGAAGACTCAACAATTTGTTTTATCCCTAAAAGTTATTTTCTAACAATGTTAAAATCTAACCCAGAACTTTCAAATCAGATGTTAATTAAATTATCAAATGATTTGAAAGAAGCAGAAAATAAAATAGTTGGTATGGCTCAAAAACCAATTCGAGAGCGATTAGCAGAAACTTTAATTAATCTTAAAGAATGTTATGGGACTGAAGATGACAACAAAACTCTGAATGTAATTTTTACCAGGGAAGAACTTGCAAACATAGTTGGCACTGCAACAGAATCCTTAATTAGAATTCTTCATGAATTTAAGGAAGAAAATCTAATTTCATTAAATGGAAAAAAGATTGAAATTATTAATGGTAAAAAGCTTCTATTTATAGCTAAAATTGATGATTAG
- a CDS encoding rhodanese-related sulfurtransferase, with the protein MTKLYSYKIGAFYKFVKLTDLDNLKIIITDLAKSCNLMGTILLAEEGINSTCSSTPENLDLFIDKLKQINVFSDINPKYSFHDDEPFFRLKVIIKKEIVKLGVNGIDPTKKVGVYVSSPEWNKLISRDDVLLIDTRNEYETKVGIFKGAIDPHTDAFTEFPDFVKKNLDVKKHKKIAMYCTGGIRCEKATAFMLDQGFEEVYHLQGGILKYIEDMPVEDSLWEGECFVFDGRTAVGNTLIQGESRLCFACRSTLNEEDLNSNLYEEGISCQYCYGKISEKKMKAIKERQKQLILSNARGIKHIGAEMIK; encoded by the coding sequence ATGACAAAGTTGTATAGTTATAAAATTGGTGCATTTTACAAATTTGTTAAACTAACAGATTTAGATAACCTTAAAATCATAATAACAGATTTAGCAAAGTCTTGTAACCTAATGGGAACAATTTTATTGGCTGAAGAAGGCATTAATTCGACTTGTTCGTCAACTCCTGAAAACTTGGATTTATTTATTGATAAACTAAAACAAATTAATGTGTTTTCCGATATAAATCCGAAATATTCTTTTCATGATGATGAGCCATTTTTCAGGTTAAAAGTAATCATTAAAAAGGAAATTGTAAAATTAGGTGTGAATGGAATAGATCCTACAAAAAAAGTAGGTGTTTATGTTTCTTCGCCAGAGTGGAATAAGTTAATTTCTAGAGATGATGTTTTATTGATTGACACTCGTAATGAGTATGAAACTAAAGTTGGAATTTTTAAAGGAGCAATTGATCCTCACACTGATGCTTTTACAGAATTCCCTGATTTTGTAAAAAAAAATCTTGACGTTAAAAAACATAAAAAAATTGCAATGTATTGTACAGGTGGAATACGTTGTGAAAAAGCTACAGCTTTTATGCTCGATCAAGGGTTTGAAGAAGTTTATCATTTACAAGGTGGCATTCTTAAGTATATAGAAGATATGCCAGTTGAGGATAGTTTGTGGGAAGGAGAATGTTTTGTTTTTGACGGACGGACCGCCGTTGGTAATACTCTTATTCAAGGAGAATCTCGATTATGCTTTGCTTGTAGAAGTACTCTGAATGAAGAAGACTTAAATTCTAATTTATATGAAGAAGGTATTTCTTGTCAGTATTGTTATGGTAAAATATCTGAGAAGAAAATGAAAGCAATTAAAGAAAGACAAAAGCAATTGATTTTATCAAATGCTAGAGGCATAAAGCATATCGGAGCTGAAATGATTAAATAA